Proteins encoded in a region of the Carassius carassius chromosome 49, fCarCar2.1, whole genome shotgun sequence genome:
- the LOC132132522 gene encoding uncharacterized protein LOC132132522 isoform X1, whose product MPTPSTLAPDMPPKQETCTSDHQYHLSAEDDESRQLDLSSTSSTQLQQISPMQGDPYSNHPCVQGNSEGASLPQSPVKRMLRLLSEMAENPDYSNAMSKMAKQLEKMQHNQTQLISAFYCFGKGMSVSKRAAALRRAARRPDPIIGCQPTAVARRTAKTGSRQRLTAGRPRKCSSGSEHDYSRYTGKRAVRVRHKLSESVAMNYSHQA is encoded by the exons ATGCCAACGCCTAGCACATTAGCTCCAG acATGCCTCCGAAGCAAGAAACCTGCACTTCTGATCATCAGTATCATCTCAGTGCTGAAGATGATG AGTCACGTCAGCTGGACCTGTCTTCGACCAGCTCTACACAACTGCAACAGATATCACCTATGCAAGGGGACCCATACTCCAACCATCCCTGTGTTCAGGGTAACTCAGAGGGAG CATCTTTACCTCAGTCTCCTGTGAAACGGATGCTGAGACTGCTCAGTGAAATGGCTGAAAACCCAGACTACAGTAATGCCATGTCTAAAATGGCCAAGCAGCTTGAAAAGATGCAGCACAACCAGACCCAACTGATCTCTGCATTTTACTGCTTTGGTAAAGGGATGTCTGTATCAAAACGTGCAGCAGCATTAAGACGAGCTGCTAGACGACCAGATCCTATTATTGGCTGTCAGCCAACAGCAGTGGCCAGAAGAACAGCTAAGACTGGTTCTAGGCAGCGTTTGACAGCTGGACGCCCCAGAAAATGCAGTTCTGGTTCAGAGCATGACTACAGCAGATATACAGGGAAAAGGGCTGTCAGGGTTCGCCACAAATTGTCagaatctgtggcaatgaattacTCACATCAAGCATAA
- the LOC132132522 gene encoding uncharacterized protein LOC132132522 isoform X3, which translates to MPPKQETCTSDHQYHLSAEDDESRQLDLSSTSSTQLQQISPMQGDPYSNHPCVQGNSEGASLPQSPVKRMLRLLSEMAENPDYSNAMSKMAKQLEKMQHNQTQLISAFYCFGKGMSVSKRAAALRRAARRPDPIIGCQPTAVARRTAKTGSRQRLTAGRPRKCSSGSEHDYSRYTGKRAVRVRHKLSESVAMNYSHQA; encoded by the exons ATGCCTCCGAAGCAAGAAACCTGCACTTCTGATCATCAGTATCATCTCAGTGCTGAAGATGATG AGTCACGTCAGCTGGACCTGTCTTCGACCAGCTCTACACAACTGCAACAGATATCACCTATGCAAGGGGACCCATACTCCAACCATCCCTGTGTTCAGGGTAACTCAGAGGGAG CATCTTTACCTCAGTCTCCTGTGAAACGGATGCTGAGACTGCTCAGTGAAATGGCTGAAAACCCAGACTACAGTAATGCCATGTCTAAAATGGCCAAGCAGCTTGAAAAGATGCAGCACAACCAGACCCAACTGATCTCTGCATTTTACTGCTTTGGTAAAGGGATGTCTGTATCAAAACGTGCAGCAGCATTAAGACGAGCTGCTAGACGACCAGATCCTATTATTGGCTGTCAGCCAACAGCAGTGGCCAGAAGAACAGCTAAGACTGGTTCTAGGCAGCGTTTGACAGCTGGACGCCCCAGAAAATGCAGTTCTGGTTCAGAGCATGACTACAGCAGATATACAGGGAAAAGGGCTGTCAGGGTTCGCCACAAATTGTCagaatctgtggcaatgaattacTCACATCAAGCATAA
- the LOC132132522 gene encoding uncharacterized protein LOC132132522 isoform X2 has protein sequence MPPKQETCTSDHQYHLSAEDDGQYKGRDESRQLDLSSTSSTQLQQISPMQGDPYSNHPCVQGNSEGASLPQSPVKRMLRLLSEMAENPDYSNAMSKMAKQLEKMQHNQTQLISAFYCFGKGMSVSKRAAALRRAARRPDPIIGCQPTAVARRTAKTGSRQRLTAGRPRKCSSGSEHDYSRYTGKRAVRVRHKLSESVAMNYSHQA, from the exons ATGCCTCCGAAGCAAGAAACCTGCACTTCTGATCATCAGTATCATCTCAGTGCTGAAGATGATGGTCAGTATAAAGGGAGGGATG AGTCACGTCAGCTGGACCTGTCTTCGACCAGCTCTACACAACTGCAACAGATATCACCTATGCAAGGGGACCCATACTCCAACCATCCCTGTGTTCAGGGTAACTCAGAGGGAG CATCTTTACCTCAGTCTCCTGTGAAACGGATGCTGAGACTGCTCAGTGAAATGGCTGAAAACCCAGACTACAGTAATGCCATGTCTAAAATGGCCAAGCAGCTTGAAAAGATGCAGCACAACCAGACCCAACTGATCTCTGCATTTTACTGCTTTGGTAAAGGGATGTCTGTATCAAAACGTGCAGCAGCATTAAGACGAGCTGCTAGACGACCAGATCCTATTATTGGCTGTCAGCCAACAGCAGTGGCCAGAAGAACAGCTAAGACTGGTTCTAGGCAGCGTTTGACAGCTGGACGCCCCAGAAAATGCAGTTCTGGTTCAGAGCATGACTACAGCAGATATACAGGGAAAAGGGCTGTCAGGGTTCGCCACAAATTGTCagaatctgtggcaatgaattacTCACATCAAGCATAA